A DNA window from Streptomyces canus contains the following coding sequences:
- a CDS encoding STAS domain-containing protein, with amino-acid sequence MYIRGDHAELVVGGRLDVRSAADARTVLHSAVDDGVGDLVLDLSELDSWDATGLGVIMGAHRRAGRCGRRLVLRDVPPQMQRLLVATRLHRILAIEGGIGVESLPRV; translated from the coding sequence ATGTACATCAGGGGCGACCACGCCGAGCTGGTCGTCGGGGGCCGCCTCGACGTCCGCAGCGCGGCGGACGCCCGTACGGTCCTGCACTCGGCCGTCGACGACGGAGTCGGCGATCTGGTGCTCGACCTGTCCGAGCTGGATTCCTGGGACGCCACCGGGCTCGGGGTGATCATGGGGGCGCACCGCAGGGCCGGTCGCTGCGGTCGCCGACTGGTGCTGCGCGACGTACCTCCGCAGATGCAGCGCCTCCTGGTCGCCACCCGACTGCACCGGATCCTGGCGATCGAGGGTGGCATCGGGGTGGAGTCACTGCCCCGCGTGTGA
- a CDS encoding ATP-binding protein, which produces MDPNNRGPEEYGHDDDGGSPRQRPPRDSLTPDFGQHSPALARTVQLVAGDFLLTVNPVDGSEIEACPPGERPGRPERYSAAERAEVDRAARPPVPPGPTRTALSLLARQDERERLVRLLARGRSVRLTGPAGSGRTSLLDLVAEDCADLAPDGVVRLTGFNRTASELLYDLFHAVFNAPLHRPDRDELLSCVREVGAVVVLDDIEFGGAALDELLDATPECAFVIGATPDVPAPSADSAVEEIFLSGLERADGVELLERSVGRVLTEEESNWAGDLWFESEGLPLRFVQAGALLRQRDRLRAGANAVDEFGVFADAAPVDAPFTPDEGEEMPLPALGEAAAPAPLLASRLSQSARATLRFAVALGGEVPHQAHLPALVGDTHADAALGELADCGLVSPVGSRYRLAAGVLAQLEAAGYGDDIETRALTAAQHYGWWAGHPSVTPERVCAEADALLAALAVLVPATTPPAEGEEAATVQLARTAAPAFAAGGHWGAWERSLRAGAEASRLAGEVSEQSYFHHELGILALCGGQLDRARAELEASIGLRGALADKRGTVAGRRALALVSDRDGSAPGLAGLGAMAGEEIPDARYDESASPPGGVPAAFPPLQPPADSQTIVVHRSPSTPAPSRKARGGLKGLAKRNLVAAGAGALLVAVLGTVVTLGATSDNDPNSPSNEVGVNPSASVGIDDGNLGADVPKNDDNPGDTGTATSRPTDPGPDGTYGTSDDPTPTDVAEPSDRPSGTQRPGSGTPSSPKPTTPKPSTTKPSTPSTPTGSGTPTPTPTPTTPSETPSSTPTTEPSTSDSASGPASTTPVETSSSASAPQSSTVSSPSGAVI; this is translated from the coding sequence ATGGACCCGAACAACCGGGGACCCGAGGAGTACGGCCATGACGACGACGGTGGCTCGCCGCGTCAGCGGCCTCCCAGGGATTCCCTCACACCGGACTTCGGCCAGCACTCGCCCGCGCTCGCCCGCACCGTGCAGCTCGTCGCCGGTGACTTCCTGCTCACCGTCAACCCCGTCGACGGCAGCGAGATAGAGGCCTGCCCGCCCGGCGAGCGGCCGGGACGACCCGAGAGGTACAGCGCCGCCGAACGCGCGGAGGTGGACCGGGCGGCCCGCCCGCCCGTCCCGCCCGGACCGACCCGCACCGCGCTGTCGCTCCTGGCCCGCCAGGACGAACGCGAACGACTCGTGCGGCTGCTCGCCCGCGGCCGCTCGGTACGCCTGACCGGCCCCGCCGGCTCCGGCCGCACCAGCCTCCTCGACCTCGTCGCCGAGGACTGCGCGGATCTCGCCCCCGACGGAGTGGTCCGCCTCACCGGCTTCAACCGCACGGCGAGCGAGCTGCTGTACGACCTCTTCCACGCCGTCTTCAACGCGCCCCTGCACCGCCCCGACCGGGACGAACTGCTCTCCTGCGTGAGGGAGGTCGGCGCGGTCGTCGTCCTCGACGACATCGAGTTCGGCGGCGCGGCCCTCGACGAACTGCTGGACGCCACCCCCGAGTGCGCGTTCGTGATCGGCGCGACGCCCGACGTGCCCGCGCCCTCGGCCGACTCCGCCGTCGAGGAGATCTTCCTCAGCGGCCTGGAGCGCGCCGACGGTGTGGAGCTCCTGGAGCGTTCCGTCGGCCGGGTGCTGACGGAAGAGGAGTCCAACTGGGCGGGCGACCTCTGGTTCGAGTCCGAGGGGCTGCCCCTGCGCTTCGTCCAGGCGGGTGCTCTGCTCAGGCAGCGCGACCGGCTGCGGGCCGGGGCGAACGCCGTCGACGAGTTCGGCGTCTTCGCGGACGCGGCCCCGGTGGACGCCCCGTTCACCCCTGACGAGGGCGAGGAGATGCCCCTGCCCGCGCTCGGCGAGGCCGCGGCACCGGCCCCGCTGCTCGCGTCCCGGCTGAGCCAGTCCGCGCGCGCCACCCTGCGGTTCGCCGTCGCGCTCGGCGGCGAGGTGCCCCACCAGGCGCACCTGCCCGCCCTGGTCGGCGACACCCACGCGGACGCCGCACTCGGCGAGCTCGCGGACTGCGGTCTGGTCTCCCCGGTCGGCTCCCGCTACCGGCTCGCCGCCGGTGTCCTCGCCCAGCTGGAAGCCGCCGGATACGGCGACGACATCGAGACCCGCGCCCTCACCGCCGCCCAGCACTACGGCTGGTGGGCCGGACATCCCTCGGTCACCCCCGAGCGGGTGTGCGCCGAGGCCGACGCCCTGCTCGCCGCCCTGGCCGTCCTGGTCCCGGCCACCACCCCGCCCGCCGAGGGCGAGGAGGCCGCCACCGTGCAGCTGGCCCGCACAGCGGCGCCCGCGTTCGCCGCCGGCGGCCACTGGGGGGCCTGGGAGCGTTCGCTGCGGGCCGGTGCCGAGGCCTCCCGGCTGGCCGGCGAGGTGTCCGAACAGTCCTACTTCCACCACGAGCTCGGCATCCTCGCGCTCTGCGGCGGACAGCTCGACCGGGCCCGCGCCGAACTGGAGGCCTCCATCGGCCTGCGCGGCGCCCTCGCCGACAAGCGCGGCACCGTCGCGGGCCGCCGAGCCCTCGCCCTGGTCTCCGACCGGGACGGCAGTGCGCCCGGCCTGGCCGGCCTCGGCGCGATGGCGGGCGAGGAGATTCCCGACGCCCGGTACGACGAGTCCGCTTCACCGCCCGGGGGAGTCCCCGCGGCCTTCCCGCCGCTCCAGCCGCCGGCCGACTCGCAGACCATCGTCGTCCACCGCTCGCCCTCCACGCCCGCGCCCTCGCGCAAGGCCCGGGGCGGACTCAAGGGCCTGGCCAAGCGCAATCTCGTCGCGGCCGGCGCGGGTGCGCTGCTGGTCGCGGTGCTCGGCACGGTCGTGACGCTGGGCGCCACCTCCGACAACGACCCGAACTCCCCGTCCAACGAGGTGGGCGTCAACCCGTCGGCCAGCGTCGGCATCGACGACGGCAACCTCGGCGCCGACGTCCCGAAGAACGACGACAACCCCGGTGACACCGGCACGGCGACGTCCCGTCCGACCGACCCGGGGCCCGACGGGACGTACGGGACTTCGGACGATCCGACGCCTACGGATGTGGCGGAGCCGTCGGACAGGCCGAGCGGGACGCAGCGCCCGGGGAGCGGCACCCCGAGTTCGCCGAAGCCGACGACGCCCAAGCCGTCGACGACGAAGCCGTCGACACCGTCCACACCGACGGGGTCCGGTACACCGACACCCACCCCGACGCCGACCACGCCGTCCGAAACTCCGTCGAGCACACCCACGACCGAGCCCTCCACCTCCGACTCGGCCAGCGGCCCCGCCTCCACCACCCCGGTGGAGACCAGCAGCTCCGCCAGTGCCCCGCAGAGCAGCACCGTGAGCTCTCCGAGTGGTGCGGTCATCTAG
- the nucS gene encoding endonuclease NucS, with protein sequence MRLVIARCSVDYAGRLTAHLPSAPRLILVKADGSVSIHADDRAYKPLNWMSPPCTLKEETGGFPEGAVGVWTVINKAGEKLIITMEEVLHDSSHELGVDPGLIKDGVEAHLQELLADRIETLGDGYTLIRREYMTAIGPVDILCRDADGQTVAVEIKRRGEIDGVEQLTRYLDLLNRDPHLAPVRGIFAAQEIKPQARVLATDRGIGCHVMDYDALRGIEDDKLRLF encoded by the coding sequence ATGCGTCTCGTCATTGCCCGGTGTTCCGTCGACTACGCGGGCCGGCTCACCGCCCACCTGCCCTCGGCCCCCCGTCTGATCCTGGTGAAGGCCGACGGCAGCGTCTCCATCCACGCCGACGACCGGGCCTACAAGCCCCTGAACTGGATGTCGCCGCCCTGCACGTTGAAGGAGGAGACCGGGGGCTTTCCCGAGGGCGCCGTGGGCGTCTGGACCGTCATCAACAAGGCGGGCGAGAAGCTCATCATCACGATGGAGGAAGTTCTCCACGACTCCTCGCACGAACTCGGCGTGGATCCTGGCCTGATCAAGGACGGCGTGGAAGCGCACCTTCAGGAGCTGCTCGCCGACCGCATCGAAACGCTCGGCGACGGCTACACCCTGATCCGCCGCGAGTACATGACGGCCATCGGCCCCGTCGACATCCTGTGCCGGGACGCCGACGGCCAGACGGTCGCGGTGGAGATCAAGCGGCGCGGCGAGATCGACGGCGTCGAGCAACTCACCCGCTATCTCGACCTGTTGAACCGGGACCCTCATCTCGCCCCGGTCCGCGGCATCTTCGCCGCCCAGGAGATCAAGCCCCAGGCCCGTGTCCTCGCGACCGACCGCGGTATCGGCTGCCACGTCATGGACTACGACGCGCTGCGGGGCATCGAGGACGACAAGCTGCGGCTGTTCTGA
- a CDS encoding SCO5389 family protein has protein sequence MSLDVSPALLEKAERGEVDEAEFVDCVRTSLPYAWEMISSLVAQLKVDGGNFADNQTPPPDEQARGQLLRALASDAIRGALQRHFGVRLAFQNCHRVAVFPLDSSVDETLVRFTSVRSQLLNQSPEFRDC, from the coding sequence ATGTCGCTCGACGTCTCACCGGCCCTACTCGAGAAGGCCGAGCGAGGCGAGGTCGACGAAGCGGAATTCGTCGACTGCGTCCGGACCTCCCTGCCCTACGCATGGGAGATGATCAGCTCCCTGGTGGCCCAGCTGAAGGTCGACGGCGGCAACTTCGCCGACAACCAGACGCCCCCGCCGGACGAGCAGGCACGCGGTCAGCTGCTGCGTGCGCTTGCGAGTGACGCGATACGCGGCGCGCTTCAGCGGCACTTCGGTGTGCGGCTGGCTTTCCAGAACTGCCATCGGGTGGCGGTGTTCCCGTTGGACTCCTCGGTCGACGAGACGCTGGTCCGCTTCACCTCGGTGCGCAGTCAGCTGCTGAACCAGTCTCCGGAGTTCCGGGACTGCTGA
- a CDS encoding LLM class flavin-dependent oxidoreductase, whose amino-acid sequence MHVGSFVLAAQFPGQGQGEALHRAVRSAEVAEEAGLDAVWLAEHHFVPYGTCPSAITLAALLLGRTRRIRVGTAVSVLPTVHPVALGEQAALLHMTSGGRFSLGVGRGGPWVDLEVFGSGLQAYEKGFPESLDLLVRWLREPSVGADGERFRFREVPVVPRPSESLTEADGPEVIVACTSPASVRLAAERGLPMLLGMHVGDEEKAEMVALWRRQARTAGHAPEKVLNAPHVSAGVCQIADRRTDAVEALVKAMPGWLRQGLGAHVTVDGRARQMRDPVAYTELLCGLHPVGTPRLCADRLAATSERTGVSRFALLVEGSGDLAATEENVRRLGAEVLPHLT is encoded by the coding sequence ATGCACGTGGGAAGTTTCGTGTTGGCGGCCCAGTTCCCGGGGCAGGGCCAGGGGGAGGCGCTGCACCGCGCGGTCCGCTCGGCCGAGGTCGCTGAGGAGGCCGGACTCGACGCGGTCTGGCTGGCAGAACACCACTTCGTACCGTACGGCACCTGCCCGTCGGCGATCACCCTGGCGGCCCTGCTGCTGGGCCGCACCCGCCGTATCCGCGTCGGCACCGCCGTGAGCGTGCTGCCCACGGTCCACCCCGTCGCCCTCGGCGAACAGGCCGCGCTGCTGCACATGACGAGCGGCGGGCGCTTCTCGCTGGGCGTGGGGCGCGGCGGTCCGTGGGTCGACCTGGAGGTGTTCGGGTCGGGTCTTCAGGCGTACGAGAAGGGGTTCCCGGAATCACTCGATCTGCTGGTGCGCTGGCTGCGCGAACCCTCCGTCGGAGCCGACGGCGAGCGTTTCCGCTTCCGCGAAGTGCCCGTCGTACCACGGCCGTCGGAGTCGCTCACGGAAGCGGACGGCCCCGAGGTGATCGTCGCCTGCACCTCCCCCGCGAGCGTCCGGCTGGCCGCCGAGCGCGGGCTGCCGATGCTGCTCGGGATGCATGTCGGGGACGAGGAGAAGGCGGAGATGGTCGCCCTGTGGCGCAGGCAGGCGCGCACCGCCGGACACGCGCCGGAGAAGGTCCTGAACGCGCCCCATGTCTCGGCCGGCGTCTGCCAGATCGCGGACCGGCGCACGGACGCGGTGGAGGCCCTGGTGAAGGCGATGCCGGGCTGGCTCAGGCAGGGACTCGGCGCCCATGTCACGGTCGACGGCCGGGCACGGCAGATGCGCGATCCGGTGGCCTACACGGAACTGCTCTGCGGGCTGCACCCGGTGGGGACCCCGCGGCTGTGCGCAGACCGCCTCGCGGCGACCAGCGAACGGACGGGTGTCTCCCGCTTCGCCCTGCTCGTCGAGGGCTCGGGAGATCTGGCGGCAACCGAGGAGAACGTACGGCGGCTGGGTGCGGAAGTGCTGCCGCATCTGACCTGA
- a CDS encoding ABC transporter permease subunit, with protein sequence MSTPQPSMPQAQAAVPNRQADGPSYPGYTSPIPVVRTHLGNAIASEWTKIRSVRSTMWTLGVFVVLNVGIGLAVAALLAANTSQESLRDENPLSFGFFGLLLGSMCVITLGVLTTASEYGTGMIRTTMVACPSRGRVLAAKAVVFFAVAFVTTLVSVLVVALADVALLDGARTPTGQEWLKGTFGISLYIALLGLFSLIIGSIIRHSAGAITIMIGIVLAPLVIALFMFSPSLEGLRQALFEYSIPNQLSVFYSNSLTETGPSGWDPLWIIIGVTAAAFACAFALLEKRDV encoded by the coding sequence ATGAGCACCCCGCAGCCCTCGATGCCGCAGGCCCAGGCCGCCGTGCCGAACCGGCAGGCGGACGGGCCGTCGTATCCCGGCTACACCTCACCGATTCCCGTCGTGCGCACCCATCTCGGGAACGCCATCGCGTCGGAGTGGACGAAGATCCGGTCGGTGCGGTCGACGATGTGGACGCTGGGCGTGTTCGTGGTGCTCAATGTCGGGATCGGCCTCGCGGTCGCCGCGCTGCTCGCAGCCAACACGTCCCAGGAGAGTCTGCGGGACGAGAACCCGCTGTCGTTCGGCTTCTTCGGGCTGCTGCTCGGCAGCATGTGCGTCATCACGCTCGGTGTGCTGACCACGGCCTCGGAGTACGGCACCGGAATGATCCGTACGACGATGGTCGCCTGCCCCTCCCGCGGCCGCGTCCTCGCGGCGAAGGCGGTCGTGTTCTTCGCCGTCGCCTTCGTGACGACCCTCGTCTCGGTCCTCGTCGTCGCCCTGGCGGACGTGGCCCTGCTGGACGGAGCCCGGACTCCGACCGGCCAGGAGTGGCTGAAGGGCACCTTCGGCATCTCGCTCTACATCGCCCTGCTCGGCCTGTTCTCGCTGATCATCGGATCGATCATCCGGCACTCGGCGGGCGCGATCACCATCATGATCGGTATCGTGCTGGCCCCGCTGGTCATCGCGCTGTTCATGTTCTCGCCGTCCCTGGAGGGCCTGCGCCAGGCGCTGTTCGAGTACTCCATCCCGAACCAGCTCAGCGTGTTCTACTCCAACTCCCTCACCGAGACCGGCCCTTCGGGCTGGGACCCGCTGTGGATCATCATCGGTGTGACGGCCGCGGCGTTCGCCTGCGCCTTCGCCCTGCTGGAGAAGCGGGACGTCTGA
- a CDS encoding ABC transporter ATP-binding protein, whose amino-acid sequence MIEAVGLTKRYGDKTAVYNLSFQVRPGTVTGFLGPNGSGKSTTMRMILGLDNPTSGRVTIGGYPYRKLPNAARQVGALIDAKAVHGGRAARNHLLCLAQLSGIPARRVDEVLGVVGLQDVARKRSKGFSLGMGQRLGIAAALLGDPQVLLFDEPVNGLDPEGILWVRNLMKALAAEGRTVFVSSHLMSEMALTADHLIVIGRGQLLADMSIQDFIAANSAGFARVRTPDTEPQLREKLSAAITEAGGHVLPEQDGALRVTGLALPRISDIAHDTDVRLWELSPHQASLEEAYMRMTQGSVDYRSTIDQKAGLMQPLPPGAQPPMPVPGQGQPGWYAPPPPQQGGQPFAGPQAQVQTGPYGGPGAGMPHPYAQAGPAASQGQAQPPVQAPAAPPSDAPPAQAPPGGALPAAPVPQPQASAPATPTQPEDVR is encoded by the coding sequence ATGATCGAGGCAGTCGGCCTGACCAAGCGCTACGGCGACAAGACCGCTGTGTACAACCTTTCCTTCCAGGTGCGTCCCGGTACCGTCACCGGCTTCCTGGGCCCCAACGGCTCGGGCAAGTCGACGACCATGCGGATGATCCTCGGGCTGGACAACCCCACCTCGGGGCGGGTGACGATCGGCGGCTACCCGTATCGCAAGCTGCCGAACGCGGCCCGGCAGGTCGGTGCGCTGATCGACGCCAAGGCCGTGCACGGCGGGCGGGCGGCCCGTAACCACCTGCTGTGCCTGGCCCAGCTGTCCGGGATCCCGGCCCGCAGGGTGGACGAGGTGCTGGGCGTGGTGGGCCTCCAGGACGTGGCCAGGAAGCGTTCCAAGGGCTTCTCTCTCGGCATGGGGCAGCGTCTCGGGATCGCGGCCGCGCTGCTCGGCGACCCCCAGGTGCTGCTCTTCGACGAGCCGGTCAACGGGCTCGACCCCGAGGGCATCCTGTGGGTGCGCAACCTCATGAAGGCGCTTGCGGCGGAGGGCCGTACGGTCTTCGTCTCCTCCCACCTCATGAGCGAGATGGCGCTGACCGCCGACCACCTCATCGTCATCGGACGCGGGCAGCTGCTCGCCGACATGAGCATCCAGGACTTCATCGCCGCGAACTCCGCGGGCTTCGCGCGAGTGCGGACGCCGGACACCGAGCCGCAGCTGCGCGAGAAGCTGTCGGCCGCGATCACGGAGGCCGGCGGGCACGTCCTGCCGGAGCAGGACGGGGCGCTGCGGGTCACGGGGCTGGCCCTCCCCCGCATCAGCGACATCGCGCACGACACGGACGTACGCCTGTGGGAGCTGTCGCCGCACCAGGCCTCGCTGGAGGAGGCCTACATGCGGATGACGCAGGGCTCGGTGGACTACCGCTCGACCATCGACCAGAAGGCGGGCCTGATGCAGCCCCTCCCGCCGGGCGCGCAGCCCCCCATGCCGGTCCCGGGCCAGGGGCAGCCGGGCTGGTACGCCCCGCCGCCGCCCCAGCAGGGCGGGCAGCCGTTCGCAGGCCCGCAGGCCCAGGTGCAGACGGGCCCGTACGGCGGTCCCGGCGCCGGCATGCCCCATCCGTACGCCCAGGCGGGCCCCGCGGCTTCCCAGGGCCAGGCTCAGCCGCCGGTCCAGGCTCCCGCGGCTCCGCCCTCCGACGCCCCGCCCGCGCAGGCCCCGCCCGGAGGAGCCCTCCCGGCCGCACCCGTGCCGCAGCCGCAGGCCTCCGCTCCCGCCACCCCGACCCAGCCCGAGGACGTCCGATGA
- a CDS encoding ABC transporter permease, with product MAATQVIRSEWTKIRSVASTVWTLSLAVVVTIGLGILISALSKNEFDNMSREDKLSFDPTFISFAGMSLGQLAMIVFGVLVVSNEYSTGMIRTSLAAVPQRGSFLVSKIAVATGLSLAVGLVTSFVTFFLGQAMLGSHRAEIGDPGVLRAVIGGGVYMTLIAMFSMGVAAMLRSPMLSLGILMPFFFLISNILGNVSATEKIGRFLPDQAGSRIMQVVTPIDDDTPYGPWGGLGIMALWVAAALIGGYVLLKKRDA from the coding sequence ATGGCGGCGACCCAGGTCATCCGCTCCGAGTGGACCAAGATCCGGTCGGTGGCCTCCACGGTGTGGACGCTCTCCCTCGCCGTGGTCGTCACCATCGGGCTCGGCATCCTGATCTCGGCCCTGTCGAAGAACGAGTTCGACAACATGAGCCGCGAGGACAAGCTCTCGTTCGACCCGACTTTCATCAGTTTCGCCGGGATGAGCCTCGGACAGCTCGCGATGATCGTGTTCGGGGTGCTCGTCGTCTCGAACGAGTACAGCACCGGCATGATCCGCACCTCGCTGGCCGCCGTGCCTCAGCGCGGCAGCTTCCTGGTCAGCAAGATCGCGGTCGCCACCGGGCTGTCGCTGGCCGTCGGTCTCGTCACCAGCTTCGTGACGTTCTTCCTCGGGCAGGCGATGCTCGGCTCGCACCGGGCGGAGATCGGTGACCCGGGCGTGCTGCGGGCCGTGATCGGCGGTGGCGTCTACATGACTCTCATCGCGATGTTCTCGATGGGCGTCGCCGCGATGCTGCGCTCGCCGATGCTGTCGCTGGGCATCCTGATGCCGTTCTTCTTCCTCATCTCCAACATCCTCGGCAACGTCTCGGCCACCGAGAAGATCGGCCGGTTCCTGCCCGACCAGGCCGGCAGCAGGATCATGCAGGTGGTCACCCCGATCGACGACGACACTCCCTACGGCCCCTGGGGCGGGCTCGGGATCATGGCGCTGTGGGTGGCGGCGGCGCTGATCGGCGGTTATGTCCTGTTGAAGAAGCGGGACGCGTGA
- a CDS encoding ABC transporter ATP-binding protein, with translation MIELAGLTKRYGEKVAVNNLTFSVRPGIVTGFLGPNGAGKSTTMRMMLGLDRPTAGDVRIDGKHYDQLRDPLTYIGALLDAKAMHGGRSAFNHLLCLAQSNGIPKKRVHEVLDTVGLTAVARKKAKGFSLGMGQRLGIAGALLGDPQILMFDEPVNGLDPEGIHWIRNLMKSLAAQGRTVFVSSHLMSEMALTADHLVVIGQGRLLADTSMADFIAQNSRSYVRIRTPQRERLLDVLHAAGVTVVETGNGTLEVDGSKSEYIGELAAQHQLVLHELSPQQASLEEAFMRLTAESVEYHAHTDTPVDAPLPPQQLWGDGWKGN, from the coding sequence ATGATCGAGCTAGCGGGCCTGACGAAGCGGTACGGCGAGAAGGTGGCGGTCAACAACCTGACCTTCAGCGTCAGACCGGGCATCGTCACGGGCTTCCTCGGTCCCAACGGCGCCGGCAAGTCGACCACCATGCGCATGATGCTGGGCCTGGACCGGCCCACCGCCGGGGACGTCCGCATCGACGGCAAGCACTACGACCAGCTCAGGGACCCGCTCACGTACATCGGCGCCCTGCTGGACGCCAAGGCCATGCACGGCGGGCGCAGCGCCTTCAACCACCTGCTGTGTCTCGCGCAGAGCAACGGCATCCCGAAGAAGCGGGTGCACGAGGTCCTCGACACGGTCGGTCTCACCGCCGTCGCGAGGAAGAAGGCCAAGGGCTTCTCGCTCGGCATGGGCCAGCGGCTCGGCATCGCGGGCGCGTTGCTCGGCGATCCGCAGATCCTGATGTTCGACGAGCCGGTCAACGGGCTCGATCCCGAAGGCATCCACTGGATCCGCAATCTGATGAAGTCCCTTGCCGCGCAGGGCCGTACGGTCTTCGTCTCCTCCCACCTCATGAGCGAGATGGCGCTGACCGCCGATCACCTCGTCGTCATCGGCCAGGGACGGCTGCTCGCCGACACCTCCATGGCCGACTTCATCGCGCAGAACTCGCGCTCCTACGTCCGTATCCGCACTCCGCAGCGCGAACGGCTGCTCGACGTGCTGCACGCGGCCGGGGTGACCGTCGTGGAGACCGGGAACGGCACACTGGAGGTCGACGGAAGCAAGTCCGAGTACATCGGTGAGCTGGCCGCGCAGCACCAGCTGGTGCTGCACGAGCTGAGCCCCCAACAGGCCTCCCTGGAGGAGGCGTTCATGCGGCTGACCGCGGAGTCGGTCGAGTACCACGCCCACACCGACACACCCGTCGACGCACCGCTGCCGCCCCAGCAGCTGTGGGGCGACGGCTGGAAGGGGAACTGA
- a CDS encoding cellulose-binding protein, translated as MSDTSPYGFELVRRGYDRAQVDERISKLVSDRDSALSRITALEKRIEELHLETQNAQAQVSDAEPSYAGLGARVEKILRLAEEEAKDLREEARRAAEQHRELAESAAQQVRNDAESFAAERKAKAEDEGVRIVEKAKSDSSQLRQEAQKDAQQKREEADALFEETRAKAAQAAADFETNLAKRREQSERDLASRQQKAEKRLAEIEHRAEQLRLEAEKLRTDAERRARQTVETAQRQAEDIVADANAKADRIRSESERELAALTNRRDSINAQLTNVREMLATLTGAAVAAAGTPADDEPISRGVPAQQSR; from the coding sequence ATGAGCGACACTTCCCCCTACGGCTTCGAGCTTGTGCGGCGTGGGTACGACCGCGCTCAGGTGGACGAACGGATCTCCAAGCTCGTCTCCGACCGTGACAGCGCTCTTTCCCGCATCACCGCCCTGGAAAAGCGCATCGAGGAGCTCCATCTCGAGACGCAGAACGCCCAGGCCCAGGTCTCCGACGCCGAGCCGTCGTACGCCGGCCTCGGCGCGCGTGTCGAGAAGATCCTCCGCCTCGCCGAGGAGGAGGCCAAGGACCTGCGCGAGGAGGCCCGTCGCGCGGCCGAGCAGCACCGCGAACTCGCCGAGTCGGCGGCCCAGCAGGTCCGCAACGACGCAGAATCGTTCGCTGCGGAGCGCAAGGCCAAGGCCGAGGACGAGGGCGTCCGGATCGTCGAGAAGGCCAAGAGCGACTCCTCTCAGCTCCGTCAGGAGGCGCAGAAGGACGCGCAGCAGAAGCGTGAGGAGGCGGACGCCCTCTTCGAGGAGACCCGCGCCAAGGCCGCGCAGGCCGCCGCCGACTTCGAGACCAACCTCGCCAAGCGCCGCGAGCAGTCCGAGCGCGACCTGGCCTCGCGTCAGCAGAAGGCGGAGAAGCGTCTCGCGGAGATCGAGCACCGCGCGGAGCAGCTGCGCCTGGAGGCCGAGAAGCTGCGCACCGACGCCGAGCGCCGCGCCCGCCAGACGGTGGAGACCGCGCAGCGCCAGGCCGAGGACATCGTGGCCGACGCCAACGCCAAGGCCGACCGCATCCGTTCGGAATCCGAGCGGGAGCTTGCGGCTCTGACGAACCGTCGCGACTCGATCAACGCCCAGCTGACGAACGTCCGCGAGATGCTCGCCACGCTCACGGGCGCCGCGGTGGCCGCCGCCGGCACCCCCGCCGACGACGAGCCGATCTCCCGTGGGGTTCCGGCCCAGCAGTCCCGGTAA
- the mce gene encoding methylmalonyl-CoA epimerase: MLTRIDHIGIACFDLDKTVEFYRATYGFEVFHSEVNEEQGVREAMLKINETSDGGASYLQLLEPTRPDSTVAKWLDKNGEGVHHIAFGTADVDADAADIKDKGVRVLYEEPRRGSMGSRITFLHPKDCHGVLTELVTSAPVESPEH, from the coding sequence ATGCTGACGCGAATCGACCACATCGGGATCGCCTGCTTCGACCTCGACAAGACCGTCGAGTTCTACCGGGCCACCTACGGCTTCGAGGTGTTCCACTCCGAGGTCAACGAGGAGCAGGGCGTGCGCGAGGCCATGCTCAAGATCAACGAAACCTCCGACGGCGGCGCCTCCTACCTGCAGCTTCTGGAGCCGACCCGCCCCGACTCGACCGTCGCCAAGTGGCTGGACAAGAACGGCGAGGGTGTCCACCACATCGCTTTCGGTACGGCTGACGTGGACGCGGACGCCGCGGACATCAAGGACAAGGGCGTTCGCGTCCTGTACGAGGAGCCGCGACGCGGCTCCATGGGGTCACGGATCACCTTCCTGCACCCGAAGGATTGCCACGGCGTACTGACAGAACTGGTCACTTCGGCGCCTGTTGAGTCACCTGAGCACTGA